One region of Mycolicibacterium insubricum genomic DNA includes:
- the ipdA gene encoding cholesterol ring-cleaving hydrolase subunit IpdA: MTNKTTTLDAAVAEIESGMTIGIGGWGSRRKPMAFIRALLRTDVTDLTVVTYGGPDLGLLCSAGKVRRVYYGFVSLDSPPFYDPWFAHARTTGAIEAREMDEGMLRCGLQAAAQRLPFLPIRAGLGSDVRAFWGDELKTVTSPYPTGEAFEELIAMPALNLDAAFVHLNLGDETGNAAYTGIDPYFDDLFLMAARRRFLSVERIVPTAELVESTVPQQLLVNRMMVDAVVEAPNGAHFTTNEPDYRRDEKFQRHYAEAAGSPETWTEFVKTYLSGSEDDYQAAVRKFKEAQA; encoded by the coding sequence ATGACGAACAAGACAACCACTCTCGATGCGGCCGTCGCCGAGATCGAAAGCGGGATGACGATCGGCATCGGTGGCTGGGGGTCGCGGCGCAAGCCGATGGCGTTCATCCGCGCGCTGCTGCGCACCGACGTCACCGACCTGACCGTCGTCACCTACGGCGGTCCCGATCTGGGCCTGCTGTGCTCGGCGGGCAAAGTTCGCCGGGTCTACTACGGCTTCGTTTCGCTGGACTCGCCGCCGTTCTACGACCCGTGGTTCGCCCACGCCCGCACCACCGGGGCCATCGAGGCCCGCGAGATGGACGAGGGCATGCTGCGCTGCGGACTGCAGGCCGCCGCGCAGCGCCTGCCGTTCCTGCCGATCCGCGCCGGACTCGGTAGCGACGTCCGGGCCTTCTGGGGCGACGAACTCAAGACCGTCACCAGCCCCTACCCCACCGGCGAGGCCTTCGAGGAACTCATCGCCATGCCGGCGCTGAACCTCGACGCGGCGTTCGTGCACCTGAACCTGGGCGACGAGACGGGCAATGCGGCCTACACGGGCATCGACCCGTATTTCGACGACCTGTTCCTGATGGCCGCGCGGCGCCGGTTCCTCTCCGTCGAACGCATCGTGCCGACCGCCGAACTGGTGGAATCCACCGTGCCGCAGCAACTCCTGGTAAACCGGATGATGGTCGACGCCGTCGTCGAAGCTCCCAACGGCGCGCACTTCACCACCAACGAGCCCGACTACCGCCGCGACGAGAAGTTCCAGCGGCACTACGCCGAGGCCGCAGGTTCTCCGGAGACCTGGACCGAATTCGTCAAGACCTACCTGTCCGGCAGCGAAGACGACTACCAGGCCGCAGTCCGCAAGTTCAAGGAGGCACAGGCATGA
- a CDS encoding SDR family oxidoreductase, which translates to MDPAINLGLTGRVVLVTGGVRGVGAGISAVFAAQGATVLTCARRPVDGSPYEFFACDVRDDDAVRDMLDAVVARHGRIDVVVNNAGGSPYVAAAEASANFSRKIIELNLIGPLQVAQHANRHMQTQDRGGSIINICSVSGRRPTPGTAAYGAAKAGLENLTATLAVEWAPRVRVNTVVVGMVETEQSELFYGDAESVAKVGATVPLGRLAKPADVGWAAAYLASDLAAYVSGASLEVHGGGEPPSYLEASSANK; encoded by the coding sequence ATCGACCCGGCGATCAATCTTGGCCTGACCGGCCGCGTGGTCTTGGTGACCGGCGGTGTTCGTGGAGTCGGCGCGGGGATCAGCGCGGTGTTCGCCGCCCAGGGGGCCACCGTGCTGACCTGCGCCCGCCGCCCCGTCGACGGTTCCCCCTACGAATTTTTCGCCTGCGACGTCCGCGACGACGACGCCGTGCGCGACATGCTCGATGCCGTGGTGGCGCGCCACGGCCGCATCGACGTGGTGGTCAACAACGCCGGCGGCTCGCCCTACGTGGCGGCGGCCGAGGCGTCGGCCAACTTCAGCCGCAAGATCATCGAGCTCAACCTGATCGGCCCGCTGCAGGTCGCCCAGCACGCCAACCGGCACATGCAGACCCAGGACCGCGGCGGATCGATCATCAACATCTGCAGCGTCAGTGGCCGTCGGCCCACGCCGGGAACCGCGGCCTACGGGGCGGCCAAGGCCGGCCTGGAGAATTTGACCGCGACGCTGGCGGTGGAGTGGGCGCCGCGGGTACGGGTCAACACCGTCGTGGTCGGCATGGTCGAGACCGAACAGTCCGAGCTGTTCTACGGCGACGCGGAATCGGTCGCCAAGGTGGGTGCCACCGTGCCGCTGGGCCGGCTGGCCAAGCCCGCCGACGTCGGCTGGGCGGCAGCGTATCTGGCCTCGGACCTGGCCGCCTATGTCAGCGGCGCCAGCCTCGAGGTGCACGGCGGCGGCGAACCGCCGTCCTATCTGGAAGCCTCCAGCGCCAACAAATAA
- a CDS encoding SDR family oxidoreductase, with the protein MGLLDGRVVIVTGAGGGIGRAHALAFAAEGARVVVNDIGVGLDGSPAGGGSAAQAVVDEIVAAGGEAVANGSDVSDWDQAQALIDTAVTEFGTLDVLVNNAGIVRDRMFANTSEEEFDAVIAVHLKGHFATMRHAAAYWRAKVKGGQSAESLDARIINTSSGAGLQGSIGQANYSAAKAGIAALTLIGAAEMGRYGVTVNAIAPSARTRMTETVFADMMATQDQAFDAMAPENVSPLVVWLGSTESRDVTGQVFEVEGGKIRVAEGWAHGPQIDKGDRWDPAELGPVVTDLLAQARTPVPVYGA; encoded by the coding sequence ATGGGATTGCTTGACGGCCGGGTAGTCATCGTCACCGGAGCCGGCGGCGGGATCGGCCGCGCGCATGCGCTGGCCTTCGCCGCCGAGGGGGCCCGGGTCGTGGTCAACGACATCGGCGTCGGACTGGACGGCTCGCCCGCCGGTGGCGGCAGCGCGGCCCAGGCGGTGGTCGACGAGATCGTCGCGGCCGGGGGCGAGGCCGTCGCCAACGGGTCCGACGTCTCGGATTGGGACCAGGCCCAGGCCCTGATCGACACCGCGGTAACCGAATTCGGCACGCTGGACGTGCTGGTCAACAACGCCGGCATCGTGCGCGACCGAATGTTCGCCAACACCTCCGAGGAGGAGTTCGACGCGGTGATCGCGGTGCACCTCAAGGGGCACTTCGCGACCATGCGGCACGCCGCCGCGTACTGGCGGGCCAAGGTCAAGGGCGGCCAGTCCGCGGAAAGTCTTGATGCGCGGATCATCAACACCAGCTCCGGTGCCGGGTTGCAGGGCAGCATCGGTCAGGCCAACTACAGTGCCGCCAAGGCCGGCATCGCGGCGCTCACCCTGATCGGTGCCGCCGAGATGGGCCGGTACGGCGTGACCGTCAACGCCATCGCCCCGTCGGCGCGGACCCGGATGACCGAGACCGTGTTCGCCGACATGATGGCCACCCAGGACCAGGCGTTCGACGCCATGGCGCCGGAGAATGTTTCCCCCCTGGTGGTCTGGCTGGGCAGCACCGAATCCCGCGACGTCACCGGCCAGGTGTTCGAGGTCGAGGGCGGCAAGATCCGCGTCGCCGAGGGCTGGGCGCACGGACCGCAGATCGACAAGGGCGACCGCTGGGACCCGGCCGAACTGGGGCCCGTCGTCACCGACCTGCTGGCACAGGCCCGCACCCCGGTGCCGGTCTACGGCGCCTAA
- the echA20 gene encoding (7aS)-7a-methyl-1,5-dioxo-2,3,5,6,7,7a-hexahydro-1H-indene-carboxyl-CoA hydrolase: MTITSATTEPGIVSVTVDYPPVNAIPSAGWFELADTITAAGRDPNTHAVILRAEGRGFNAGVDIKEMQNTEGFGALIDANRGCYEAFRAVYECAVPVIAAVNGFCVGGGIGLIGNADVIVASDDATFGLPEVERGALGAATHLSRLVPQHMMRRLFFTAATVDAATLAHFGSVHEVVPRADLDEAALRVARDIAAKDTRVIRAAKEALNFIDVQRVNASYRMEQGFTFELNLAGVSDEHRDAFAGTDKGKK, encoded by the coding sequence ATGACGATCACGTCCGCAACCACCGAACCGGGCATCGTCTCGGTCACCGTCGACTACCCGCCGGTCAACGCCATCCCCTCGGCGGGCTGGTTCGAACTGGCCGACACCATCACCGCCGCCGGGCGCGACCCGAACACCCACGCGGTGATCCTGCGCGCCGAGGGGCGCGGCTTCAACGCCGGCGTGGACATCAAGGAAATGCAGAACACCGAGGGCTTCGGCGCGCTGATCGACGCCAACCGCGGCTGCTACGAGGCGTTCCGCGCGGTCTACGAATGCGCCGTCCCGGTGATTGCCGCCGTCAACGGATTCTGCGTCGGCGGCGGTATCGGCCTGATCGGCAACGCCGACGTCATCGTCGCCTCCGACGACGCCACCTTCGGCCTGCCCGAGGTGGAACGCGGGGCCCTCGGCGCGGCCACCCACCTGTCCCGGCTGGTGCCCCAGCACATGATGCGCCGGTTGTTCTTCACCGCCGCCACCGTCGACGCCGCCACCCTGGCGCATTTCGGATCGGTGCACGAGGTGGTGCCGCGCGCCGACCTCGACGAGGCCGCCCTGCGGGTGGCCCGCGACATCGCCGCCAAGGACACCCGGGTGATCCGCGCGGCCAAGGAGGCGCTGAACTTCATCGACGTGCAGCGGGTCAACGCCAGCTACCGGATGGAACAGGGCTTCACCTTCGAGCTCAACCTCGCCGGCGTCTCCGACGAACACCGCGACGCCTTCGCCGGGACGGACAAGGGCAAGAAATGA